The genomic window GCTGCTCTCCGCCGGGGTGGTGGCGTTGCTCTTCGGCGTGCAGGGACTCGGCCGCAACCTGCTGGCGCTGCCGGTGGCGGCGGTGCTGCTCATCGCCTTCGTGCTCGTGGAGCGCAAGGCGCCCGAGCCCGTCATCCCCCCGTCCCTCTTCAAGATTCCCGCCATCGTCATCTCCTCGGCGGCGGGCGCGCTCTTCTCCGCGGCGATGTTCGGCGCCACCACCTACGTGCCCCTGTACGTGCAGGGCGTGCTGGGTGGCTCGGCCACGCTGGCGGGCGGGATGATTACGCCGATGATCGTCGGCTGGCCGGTGGCGAGCCTCGTGGCGGGGCGGCTGTTGCTCAAGACGGGGTTCCGCCCGCTCATCGTCGGAGGGCTGGGGCTGACGGTGCTGGGCACGGGGCTGATGGCGCTGTTCCTCAACCCGCACTCGTCCATCCTCGTGCCCGAGCTGGCCATGGGGCTGTTCGGCATTGGCCTGGGCTTCACCGCCACCGCGCTGCTCATCGCCGTGCAGACCAGCGTGGGCTGGGAGCTGCGCGGCGCGGCCACCGCCAGCCACATGTTCTTCCGCACCATCGGCGGGGCGCTCGGGGTGGGGTTGATGGGCGGCGTGCTGGTGTCCCACCTCCTGAAGGATCCGCGCGTGCCCGTCTCCGCCGCCAACGAGCTGCTCGGCCCCGAGCACGGCCGCGGTCTGCCCTCGGAGATGTTACAGACCCTGAGCGGCGCGCTCGGCGCCGGCCTGTCCATCAACTTCTGGATCATCTGCGCGGCCACCATCGCCGCCTTCGCCGCCGGGCTCTTCTACCCCAAGAGCAAGCGCGACCCGGGGACGCCCCTGCCCACCACCGACGTGGCCGCGCCTCACTGACTCCGCTCGCACCGTGAAAAGCCTTTCACAGACTCTCCCCCTTCCCGCTGGGTGATTCGCACGCCCCTGGGGCAGAGTCGGGGCATGCACCCCTGCTCCGCTCCGAACGTGTTCCGCCGATTCGCGCGCGCCCGCCTCCTCCTCGCGGGCGCCATGCTGGCCCTGCTCGCCGCGTGCGCGGCCCGTCCCGAGGCGCCTCCTCCCTCGCGGGAGACCCGGGTCCTCCGCGTGGGGACGAGCGGCGACTACCCTCCCTTCAGCACGCTGAAGGAGGGACAGGCCTCCGGCTTCGACGCCGCCCTCATGGAGTCGTATGCGTCCGAGCGCGGACTCCGTCTCGAATGGGTGCGCTTCCGCTGGCCGGAGCTGGTGGCGGATCTGCGCGCCCACCGCTTCGACGTGGCGACCAGCGGCATCACCGTCCGGCCCGAGCGCTCGCTGACCGGGCGCTACACCGTCCCCGTGGCGCGCAATGGCGCCCTGCTGCTCCTGCGCCGCCCCGACTGGGCGCCTCCTCCCGTGAGTGGCGCCTCCGAGGAGCCGCTCGCGCTCCTGCGCGCACTCGACCGGCCCGAGTTCCGTCTGGCCGTGAACCGGGGCGGACACCTGGAGCGCGTGGCACGTGCGCACTTCCAACAGGCGCGCATCCTCGCCATCCCCGACAACGCGGCGGTGCGCGAGGCGGTGGCCTCCGGTCAGGCGGACGCGGCCCTCAGCAACACCGTCGAGGGTCCCCGCTGGGCCGAGGGCCTCACCGGCCTCGAGCTGGTCGGCCCATTCACCCGCGACGTGGTGGCGCTCTACGTGGACCCCTCGCAATCCGAGCTGGCCGCGGATCTGGACACGTGGCTCCTGCGGCAGGAGGAGAGCGGCGCGCTCGGGGAGCTGCGTGCGCGGTACCTGGGCCCCGGTGCCACCGGGCCCACCGCGACTCCGGTGGATGCGCTGCTCTCCGCCACCTCCGAGCGGCTGTCGCTGATGCCCCTGGTGGCCGTGGCCAAGCAGCGCGAGGGCCAGCCCATCGAGGTGCCCGCGCAGGAGGCCCGGGTGCTGGAAGCCGCACGGGCCGAGGTCCAGAAGGCCGCGGCCGCCCTGGGTGTTCCCCCGCCTCCGGACGAGGCGCTCACCGCGTTCTTCCAGGCGCAGATGGACGCGGCCAAACGGCTCCAGCTCCGCGCGCCCACCCCGGCCGATGCGCCCGTGCACTCGCTCGATGAGGAGCTGCGGCCCGCGCTCGCGCGGATCAGCTCGCGCATCAGTGCTCTCGTGCCCCGCGTCCCCGGAGGGCTGGACCGTGACGACACGCGGCGCAAGGCGCGCGAGGAGCTCGCCTCCACCGGCCTGGAGGGCGAGGAGATCGACCGCCTCGCCGATGCGCTGGTGGGGCTCGGTGCGAACCCGTCTGCCCGGCAGCCAGGCTCCCTCACCCCCTGACGCGCCCGAGCGCCATCGCATCACAAAAGACAGACACGGCCTTCTCTCCGGGAGAAGAGAACTCCCGAGAGAAGGCATGACACGCCTTCCCACACGAGGTTTGTCACCATGGCTGCTCCTGTCTCCTCCACTCGCAAGGCGGCGCGGTCCGCCCGCTCCTCCATGCCCACCCTCCAGCTGGGCTCCCGCGGAGAAGCCGTGCGCGAACTCCAGACCCTGCTCAAAGGCAAGGGCTTCAACGCCGGCCGCGTGGACGGCGTCTTCGGCCCCACCACGAAAGCCGCCGTGGAGGCCTTTCAACGCGCTCGCAGGATCACCGTGGATGGCATCGCCGGTCCCCAGGTGTGGGGTCAGCTCGAGGGCTCTGCCTCCATGAGCCCGACGCTGCCTCTTCCTCCCCCGGGCTCCTCTGGCACCACCGCCGAGGCCTTCGTCCAGAAGGCCCTCGCCCAGGCCGGCGATCGCTACGTCTTCGGCGTCGAGGCCCGCCTGGATGATCCCAACCCCAGGCAATTCGACTGCTCCGAGCTCGTGCAGTGGGCCGCCCACCAGGTCGGCGTCTCCTTCCCCGATGGAACCATGAACCAGCTCCCGCATATCCAGCGCGCGGGTAGGGAGATCTCCGTCGATCAGGCCCTCCGCACTCGCGGCGCCCTGCTTTTTCGCCCAGGACATGTCGCCATCAGTCTCGGCGACGGCCGCACCATCGAGGCCATGGGCTCCAAGTACGGCGTCGGTATCTTCAGCGCCCACGGCCGCCAGTGGACCCACGGCGGTCTCATTCCTGGGTTGAAATACTGATGCTTTATACCCTCACCCCGTCCCTCTCCCAGAGGGAGAGGGGTTTTGGGAGTGATTAAGCGATGGGTTAGAGATCTCCCCTCGGCGTCGTCGCCTCGTACAGGTGCTCGATGAAGTCCGGCAACAGTTGCGCCGAGAGGATCCAGATCCTCCCTTCTCCCAAGTCCGCCAGCTTCGCCCTCTCCGTGTAGCCCGTGTGCTCCGTCTCCACGTAGTGCACGAACACGTCCAGCCCCCGCTGCCGGTACCACTCCGCCGCCCCCGCCAGCAACGCCAGCATCGCCTCCTGCCCCTCCGCCGAGGCCTCGTCCACCAACGGCACGATCCGCAGTCCGTCCAGCACGTGGAACAGGTTCAGCCCCGGATGCGCCGTCTCCAGCACCCCCACCGCCAGTGCACGCCCATCCTTGCGCGCCACCAGCACGTCCCGCTCCCTCTTCAGCCCCGCCTCGTTCCACTTCCTCTTCAGCTCCGTCAGCTCGAACCGCTCCGGCACCAGATCCAGCGCCTCCCGGTACGCCTCCGGCCTCGTCTCCCTCACCCGCTCGAAGAAGGCCTCCTTCTCCTCCTCCGTCGGCGCCCCCAGCGTGAAACCCTCCGGCAGCTCCCACTCCCGCCGCGCGTCCGCCTCCATGAACCGGAACGGCACCATGCACGCCTTCCCCGTGTGCTGGTACCACTCCGCGAAGTCGAACGCCGTGAAGCGCACCCACCTCACGTGCGCCTCGCAGTACGCCAGGAACCACTTCACCTCCGGATCCATCTGCGCCGGCTCGAAGCCCCTCAGATAGATGTCCCGCAGCGCCTCGCGCGCCGTCCCCCGCGTCCGCTCGTTCCCCGGCTGGTGTCTCGCCAGCTGGTGCCCCAGCCAGCTCCCCGAGTACGGCTTCAGCCACGACAGGCTCGCCTCCACCGCCTCGCCCCCGGGCATCGGCCTCACCACCCGGTAGCCCAGCCGCGGATTCCTCTCCAGCCGCTCGTGCGCCTCCCGGTACTCCGCCTGCATCCGCTCGAAGTCCGCCGGGCTCTTCCCCGACAGCCGGAAGTACCCCGAGCGCTCGAACAAATCCCACGTCCCCTGGTTCCACTCCCCCGTCACCCGCGTGTTCGGGTGGCTCTGCTCCTCCACCAGGCTCCGCCAGCGCACCGCCTCTTCCGACGTCACCGGCACCACCGACATCCCGCAGCGCCTCGCCACCGCCGAGCCCGTGATGCTGCGCACCTCCGCCTTCAGCCGCACCGGCTCCCGCCCCGGCATCCCCACTTCGATCTCCGGCAGCACCAGCCCCGGGTACATCACGTCCTCGCCCGGATTCGTGCAGAACGACAGCCCGTCGTACGACAGCTCCGCCAGCTCCCGCTCCACCCGCACCTGCGGCCACAACGGATGATGGAAGCGCACCGCGCACCCGCCCCACGCCGGTGCCCTCCGCAGCCACCGGTGCCGGTAGCGCACCAGCTCCTTCGGCAACGGCACGCTCCACAGCCCGTCCTCGTATGTCGCGTGCTCCACCTGGAAGTGCAGCACCGAGCTGTAGCCGAACAGCTCCAGCGTGAAGGGCACCGGCGGCAACACCCCCGTCACCTCCCACGCCACCCGCCCGTCGTATTTGTCATACAGCGCCGCCACCAGCTCCACGTCCCCCGTGCTCGCGCGCGCCCTGCCCCGGCACCGCCTCGCCGTCAACGCCTCGAAGATGCGGCAGATGCGATCCGCCCTCGTGATCCGCTCCCGCCAGATGGGCCTCGAGCGGGGCATCTCCACCTCGCCCTTGTCCCTCATCCCCTCCAGCACCGACACGATGTGCCGGCCCTGGTCCAGCGGCGGCGCCACGAAGCGCAAGCTCAACTCCGGCGGCGCCTCCGGCCCTGGCACGTGCACGTTCGTCACTTGCGCCCTCAACGACGTCACCTTCCCTCCCATCCCCAACACCACGTTCGCCGTCTGCCCCGGCCTCAGCACCGTCGGCCTCGACAGACTCAACGTCAGGTCCTCCGGCGACAGCTGCACCAGCCTCGCCACCGGCTGCTCCCCCTCCAACGCCGCCTCCGCCCGCAGCCCTGGTCCCATGCGGTAGCCCAGGATGCTCTCTCGGGCGCGCGTGACGTCCGCCTTCTCCGTCGCCATGGGTACTCCGTCCGTCCTGGAGAGCCGAGTTACTCGAGCCATGAAAGTTTTTATCGCCACCATCTTGACGGCCATCGGGCTGGCCTTCCGTTCCGCCAATGTGGACACACGCCTCGGGGGTTGCAGCCGCACCGGGGGGTCGGATCCGTGGAAGCGTTGCGGACCCATCGCGTCATCCGTTCACGGACGACAGTGAACACACTCCCCGTGCACCCGGTCGGGATTGCCCCCTCCACTCCCCGTGCGCAGGGCTCGCTCCTTTCCAACCCCCCGAGAATCCCGGTGGAATCCGCTCCCGTTGCACCCTCACTCGAAAATCACGACGGTGGCTTTCGACTCGGGGCCGCCCGCCATGTAAGCTCGTCCCTCTCGAATGGCTGGGCCAAGGCAACCCCTCGCGCCGGACGATGTGCGCGGCAGGCAGATGGGCAACTATGAGGTGCTCTGCCGCCTGTCCACCGGCGGGATGGCGGAGATCTTCCTCGCGTCCAAGCGCGGCCTGGCCGGCTTCCACAAGCCCGTGGTGCTCAAGAAGATCCTCCCGGACATCCAGGGCCAGGAGGAGTTCGTCCGGATGTTCCTGGACGAGGCCAAGGTCACCGCGGCCTTCAACCACCCCCACATCGCCCAGGTGTTCGATCTGGACGTGGCCCAGGGAGAGCTCTTCCTCGCCATGGAGTTCGTCCCCGGCGCCACGCTGCTGGAGGTGGCCCGCGCCTGCCGCGTCGCCGACGAGCCCATGCCCATCGGCTTCGGCCTGGCCGCCGTGCGCGACACCGCGCTCGCGCTGCACTACGCGCACACCTTCACGGACGCGCTCGGCCAGCCCTCGCCCGTCATCCACCGCGACGTGGCCGAGAAGAACATCATGGTGACGTACGAGGGCGTCACCAAGCTGCTGGACTTCGGCATCGCCAAGAACCTGGCCGGCGCCCACCGCACCCAGGTGGGCATGGTGAAGGGCACCAACGGGTACATGTCCCCGGAGCAGATCCTGGGCGAGCCGTTGGATGCGCGCAGTGACTTGTTCAGCCTGGGCGTGGTGCTGCACGAGTGCCTCACCGGCATGCGGCTCTTCCCCGGCAAGGTGCCCTCGGCGGTGTGGAACGCCGTGCTCAACGGCCCCATCGCCGAGCCCTCGCGCACCAACAAGGCCATCCCCCCCGAGCTGGATGCCATCGTGCTCAAGGCGCTCGCGCGCCAGCGCGAGGACCGGTACGCCAGCACGCTGGAGTTCGCCCGCGAGTTGGAGCGCGCCGTCAATCCGCTCATCTGGTTGCCCGAGCGCAGCGGCGAGCTGCTGCGGCGCCTCTTCGCCGAGCGCCGCGAGCAGACGCGCCAGCTGCTCGCCAGCGGGCGGGCCGCCATGGGGGGCACGGGCGAGGTGAAGCTCGCGCAGCTCTTCTCGGACAGGGAGACGCCCTCCACACCGCCTCCGGTGCCCACCGCGCCTTTGGCGCCCTCGCCCGGCGTCGCCGCCCCGAGGACCCGCACGCCCATCGCCGCGACGCCTCCGCCCGGTGCGGCCGCTCCCCCGCGCGCCTCCACCGCGGGGCGCGTCCCCGTCATCTCCGCGCCCAACTTCCCCGTGCCCGCGCCCGGGTCCGATCACACGGACGTCGTCCCCTACCCGGCCACGAAGTCCCTGGCGCCCATTGCCCCTCCGGACGAGGTCACCCGGATCGCCGCCCCGCCCCAGCCTCCGGCCGGGATGCCTCCCGAGGAGACGCCGGGCCTGAACCGGCCGGTGCTGCCCGCGCCCCGCGCGCCGGCGCGCACCTCGGGCCGCCAGCCCCCTCCACCGGAGCCCTCGCGGACCACGGCCCCCGAGCCGTCTCCCGCGCGCCCGCGCAGCCTGAGCCGCACCGACGCCCCTCCCGCGGTGAAGGAGCCGGTGGAGCCGGAGCTCAAGACGGCCGTCATGCGGCCGCCACGCCGCGCCAGCGAGCAGCCCATCACCCTGGACCCCGGGGCCGCCTCCGGAGGCGGCCCCGCGCGTCCGACCCGCCGGCCCTCGCTGTCGCACCTGGACGCCGTCACCCAGCCGGTTCGCGCCCTCGAGCCCTCGCTGTCGCACCTGGACGCCGTCACCCAGCCCGTTCATTCCCTCGGACAGCCCAGGTCCTCCGCGCCGGAGCAGCCCTCCCCGCCCGTCTCGCGCCCGCCACCGGCCCCTCCGCGCCAGGTGGAGCTCGAGGACGACGAGGACGCACCCGAGTACCCCACCGTCCCCGCCCTGAGGCTCCCCACGGCCGCGAAGCCGCGCCCGATGGGGTTCGAGGCACGCCGGGTGGAGTCCGAGGACGACGAGGACGCACCCGAGTACCCCACCGTCCCCGCCCTGATGTCACCCCTGTCCGCGTGGCCGGCTCCGGCCGAGCCCGGGAACGAGGAGACCGAGGAGCGCACCTCGCCCAACCGAGAGGTGAGCGGACCCCAGGAGCAGGAGACCGCCGCTCCGAGCCCGTCAACGCGAGAGCCCCCATCCTCACGCCGGGGTGTGCTCGTGGCCACGCTGCTGCTCGCGATCCTCCTGGGCGCGGGAGCGGCCCTGGTCGCACTGCGGCTGGACGGAGGGCTCTTGTCCGAGGCCCCTCCTCCGCCTCCCGCTCCGAAGGCCGCGCAAGCCAGCACCGGGGACTCCGCTCCAGCGCCCCAGAGTGGCATGGGCGACATGCCTCCGGCCGACCCGGCCGCGCAGGCGGCTCCTTCGAGCGCCACATCGGAGACCCCGGACACCCCCGGGGTGCCCACCTCCACGGAAGTGGCCGCCGCCGACGCGGGCCAGGCCGAGGCGGAGAACGAGGCCGTTCCCACCGATGCGCCCCCGCCCCCGGACGCGAGCGCGACGGACGGTCAGGCCGGTGCACCCGAGGCCGCCCAGGCCGGGTCTCCCGAGCCCGAGCAGCCGGCGAAGCGCGGCAAGGTGGCGGCGCCGTCCCGCCGCAAGAAAGCCTCCGCGGACGTGGAGAACGCTCCCGAGCAGGTGACGAACGCCAACGAGGCGGAGCGGGCGTGGGAGGCGATGGAGCGGGAGCGCGCGGGCGCGGCCGAATCGTCTGGTGAGACGGGCAGCCTCACGCTCACTTCCGATCAATACGCCAAGGTGTACCTGGGCAACCGCCTGCTGGGCGAGACGCCGCTCTTCCGCGTGGCCCTCCCCTCGGGCAAGCACACGCTGCGGCTGGTGGGTCCCGACGGGAAGTCGCAGAAGGTCCCGGTGGAGATCAATCCGAAGGAGCTCACCTCCCTCCGCGTCTCGATGGGGAAGCCCGCCCGGGAGTGAGCGGCCGGGCGGCCCGGGTGCAATCGCCCCCGGCCCCGGTGCGTACCTTGGAGGACACGAGGCCCCGCGCCTCCTCCTTCCCGAGGTCCGCCCAGATGCTGCTCCGCACTCTGCTCCTCCCCGTCGCCCTCCTGGTGTCCGCGCCGGCCTTCGCGCAGGCCCCCGCCGCCGACTCGCCCAAGGGGCAGATCGAGGTTCCCGACTTCCGGGGCGTGGCGGTGACCCACGGCATCCACGCGGAGGTGAAGCCGGGTCCCAAGTCGGTGCGGCTCGAGGGCCGCTCGGAGGATCTGGCCCGGGTGAAGCTGGTGGTCGAGGACGGGGTGCTGACGACGCAGGTGGATCGGGGCTCGCTCTTCTCGCGGGGGATGAAGAAGGTGCGCCTCTACGTCACCAATCCGCGCGTGGAGAGCGTGTCCGCCAGCGGAGGCGCGCACGTGAAGGCCGAGGCCACGGCGGCGAGCAGCTTCGAGGTGTCGGCGAGCGGGGGCAGTGAGATCGAGGTCACCGGCCTGGACACGAGGAAGCTCGACGTCGCGGCGAGTGGGGGCTGCGAGGTGTCGCTGAAGGGACAGACGGGAGAGATGCGCGTGGAGGGAAGCGGGGGCTCGGTCATCAAGGCCCGGAAGGTGCAGACCGAGTCACTCGATGTGTCGGCGAGCGGCGGTACTCACGTCGAGGCTTCTCCTGAGAGGAGCCTGACGGGCTCGCTGTCCGGAGGCTCGACGCTGAAGGCCGCGCACAAGCCCGAGAAGGCCCAGGTGAACACCTCGGGAGGCTCCGAGGTCGACTACGAGTAACTCCGCATGAGCAACATCAGCCCCGGTGCCGCTCGGCCACGCAATAGAGTTGGGTGAGGGAGTAGTCCAGCAACGCCTGACACGAGCGCATGTAATGGTGAGCTCGGGCAAAAGGAAACCACACACGGTTGCCTACGAGCACCTGGGCCTCCTCCAACTTCTGGCGCGGAATCCACTGGCCGCCGAGGTTGCGCACCAGCACCTCGCCCAGGTATGCGCCAATGGCTGGCACGGCGCGCTCGTCAATGACTTCCCGCGGGCGGCTCGTCGGGAACTCCTCGCGCCAGAAGTAGGAATCGACGTCCGTGAGGGACTCGGGCGTCGCCTGGAAGACGGAGGGCACCTTCGTGTGCAACAGGGCCACGAGGCGCTCGGCGAGGTCGCCGTAATGCTCGCGAGCACGCTCCGGGGCGTCCACGTCCGGAGGCAGGGCGGACTCGGCGGGGCGCCACTCCTCGGGCTCGGGTGGCTGCCAGGCGTTCAATTCGGCGATCTTGCGCTGGCGCTCGTGACTGGCGACGCGCTCCACCACGCGCGAGAGGAGAGGCGCTACGTCCGGGTGGAAGCGGGGCTCCACGGGAGCGAGCGTAGCACTGCGCTCGCGCAGGGTGCGCAGCACGGTGTCGAAGTCCAGATCAGGGCGGAGGTGGACGTGGGCACGAGCCTGGGCCTGGCGCGCCTCGTCGCTGGCGAAGTCGGCAGCGGTGGGCCACGTCACCAGGAGGACGGAGCCGTTTGGAAGTTCCTCCACCCGGTGGGCTGGCGTGGACAGCATGCGCTCGCGACCCACCGTTTCCACCAGCTTGGGACCGAAGACGTTGAGCCAGAAGACCTCGTAGATTTCGTCGAACCCGTCTCGAATGGAGGTCTGCTGATCGCGGCCGAAGCGGGGGGAACCCGCCAACTGCGCGTCATCAGCGCTGTGGGCCCTCGCATGAGTGACCGGATAGCGGGAGGCCCAGGCGCGCACCATCTCCACGAAACCCTGGCAGAGCCGCGCCTCAGCGAAGAAAGAGAGAGGCTTCACCTTGATGATGATGTCCAGTTCGGGAGCCCGCGGTGGGAGCCACAGCCAAAGCCGGCTGTCTAGCGCGGGCCACTTCGTCCGATAGAGTCCGATGGCCGTGCTGTTCCCATCGCGCCGCTCTTCCAGTGCCTTCCAAATGGCGTCGCGAGCGTATTTGCGTTGGCGCTTGCCGGTGATGACATCCGGCATCCACCCGCCTGCATACTCCTCCAGCGCTTCAAGGAAAGGCTCTAGTTCACTTGTCAGTGCGGCCTGTGGATTCATGGCGCCCTTGAAGATGAGCCCAAGGTGGTCCTCGCTCTTCTCGCCGTGAAACTCCAGTACTTTCATTGGAACAGCACCTCTACTTCCGGAACCTGACTCCTGGTTTTTTCCATGGCTGCATCCAAGTAGTCTGGATTCGTAGGTTGGAGTTTGCCACCCTCGTAGACGAGGCGAACCCTCGGAACCCGCACCTCACTGCCTCCCGGGAGAAGGGGCTGGAGGGATTCTCGGCGGATGTCCAGCGTCTCGCCGTAATTGCGTAGAGCCTCCTTCGCATCGGCAATCATCTGTGCCTCCAGTGCCGTCTCTCTCAACCCCGAGAGGTCCCGGCTCTTGAAGCTGAACGTCTCCACCCGACGTGGCCGTCCGGCGAGCTCGCCCTCTTCGATGACGAGCACGTCCGCGAAGCGCAGGCCGGAGCCCGGCTTGCTCACGCCCACGTTCGTCTCGATGCGGGGCCTGGCGAAGTCGCCGAGGAAGCGGCGCTGCTCGCGTGGCAGCTGCGCGTCGGCTTCCAGCCGCTTCACCATGACGCGCTCGAAGGCCAGCCCTCGGGCGAACCACCCTCGCATCTGCTCATAGGCCTCCCACGGCAGGGGGCCCTTGGCCGCCTTGCGCTCCTTCACCTCACCCAGGCGCTTCTCGTAATACTCGACGTACTCGGGCCAGCGCGGGTTGCCCCGGGCCCCGGGTGGCGGGGCGTCGAGAGAGGGACGCTGCTTCTCCAGCATGCTCACGTCTCTGGGCAGGCGCGGGCCCGTGGACTCGAGCTCCAACGCCGAGAGCTTTGCTTCCACCACCTCCCGCGTATGGCCGGTCCCCTCGTCTACCAGCGAGACCAGGCTGCCCGGGCGCTCGGTGCCACGCACCTCCTTGGGGGAGGAGGTGCCCGAGGCCCCGGGCCTGGCCCTGGACATCAACGGCCGTGCCTTGGCCACACTCCCCCGGGACTCATACAGCGCCAGGGCGGCATCCACTCCCCCCACGGCGACGAAGCGGCTCGCCTCCCGGCTGGCTCGTAGGTAGCGGGCCAGTTCCCGCAGGCCATCCACGCCCAGCAGCCCTTCCAACTGCCGCGCCGTGTGCTCGAGGGCCCGCAGTCGCAGCTCCATCGCCTCGAAGCCGGTGAGGAGTTGTCTCCCCATGCCCGGTGCACCTCGGGCCTCGGAGAGGGAGCGCATGCCCTTTCCTCCCGCGTAGAGGGCCACCAGCAGCGCCGCCGGCGCCAGCTCGCGCGTGGCCTGCTCGTACCTTCCCCGCGCCAGCGAATGCGCGCCATGGCCCGTGCTGGCCAGCAAACCGTAGAAGCCCAGCGGCACGCCGAAGGTGAGCTGGTCCAAGCCGCCCAGCACCACGTTGCCGGCCGAGAAGTGCTGCTCCGCCCACCTTTTCTCCGCCTCGTCGAGAGCCTCCTGGTAGTCCGGTGGCAGCTGGCTTCGTATCGTGGAGAAGGCGAAGGCCGCCCCATCACCACGCATGGGAGAGCTGGAGAGCGCGTCCCTGCCAGCACGGGCAAAGCCTCGGCCCACATCGCTCATTTCAAAGTCCCGGTCCGGACGGGCCGTGGGTTTCAGGCCTCTCCTTTCCAGTGCGGTTTGGAAGGCGGGCAGGACCGCGAGTATCTCCTCCAGCCGCTTGTCCTGGGCCAGCAGGAAGAGCATCTCCCTCAAGTCATCGTCATGGGCCGAGTTGACGGTGAAGAGGGCGAGCACCTGGGCCCTGACGGCTCCATGGTTCTCGAGGGCATTCACGAGGAAGGAAGCACGCTTGCGGTTGAGGAGGCGGGCGGCATCCTCGCGCGGTGTGCCCTGGGCCCCGAGCCGTACGGCGCGCCAGTCATCCAAGGCCTCCACCAGCCGGGGCATGTCCACGCGCTCCTGCAGCGCGAGGAATTCCGCGGGCGAGGTGCACGTGAGGAAGGGAGCGAGGAGCGCCTCCGCGTTTCCGGAGGAGAAGTCGGGCCAGCCTGGGGGCACGGCCTCACCTCCGCAGGAGGGTGGGCCTTGGGTAACACTCGCCAGAGCAGCGTCCCAGCCCAACCCCCGGGTGCTTCTGCTGCGGTGCAGCCACTCCTCCTCTGCCGACGCGGTGGATGCGAGAGCGGAGGGGGCACCGAGGGAGAGAGTACGCGGACCCTCGGGGTGTCTTCCACCGGGTCGCGGTGCCAGCGTGACGCAGCCGGTAGTCAGCAACGCGGCCCCCAGCAGTAGCGCCGCCCACCTGTTCGCCCGGGCCTCAGCGTGCATCATCCACGGTCAGTCCCAGAGAGGCGTAGGTGCCCGGCCGCAACGCCCCGTCCTCCTCCGAGCACAGCAGGTCGCAGTCACCGTACATTGGGACAGGTCCCCTCTGAAGCCGACCCTCATGACGGCGTGCACCGCGAACCTGGCATGGATTCACCGCTCTCCAGGGTGGCGTTACCTCTGGCCCTCATGCCGTGGCAGGCGCACGGTGAAGGTGGTGCCCTCTTCCAGCGTGGAACGTACATGGATGCTCCCGCCATGGGCGAGGGCGATCTGCCGGGTGATGAAGAGCCCCGGACCAAGGCTGCCCTGACACGCACCGGCCTCCGGTCCCCGCCGGTAGGGCTCGAAGAGGTTCGACAGGGTCTCCGGTGGGATGGGGTTCCCCGCGTTCTCGTTGTGCAACTCGAGGAGGCTCCGAGTAGCGCGTCGCTTCACTCCGGCCCGTGCGGAGACCCGTCCTCGGCGGCTTCTATCAGGGCCCGATTGGAAACCTCCAATCGGAAGTCCGGTGTGAGCCAGAAGTTGGCATTGCGATCCTCGCCGGTGATCTTGAGCCAGCGAAACTCCGGTAGGGTACGAAATGCCCTCGTAAGGAGCGCGTCT from Archangium lipolyticum includes these protein-coding regions:
- a CDS encoding MDR family MFS transporter gives rise to the protein MRPTHRPLTTVALALCLFMAALEMTVVSTAMPTVVSELGGLEHYAWVFTSYMLSSTITVPIFGKLADLYGRKPVLLFGIVLFLIGSIASGLSTSMSMLIAFRTLQGLGAGAMQPVSLTIIGDIYTLEQRAKVQGAFSGVWGLAGLVGPLTGGLIVKYLTWHWVFFINVPVGVGAMALLLGFFHEQVQRKPQKLDFAGAALLSAGVVALLFGVQGLGRNLLALPVAAVLLIAFVLVERKAPEPVIPPSLFKIPAIVISSAAGALFSAAMFGATTYVPLYVQGVLGGSATLAGGMITPMIVGWPVASLVAGRLLLKTGFRPLIVGGLGLTVLGTGLMALFLNPHSSILVPELAMGLFGIGLGFTATALLIAVQTSVGWELRGAATASHMFFRTIGGALGVGLMGGVLVSHLLKDPRVPVSAANELLGPEHGRGLPSEMLQTLSGALGAGLSINFWIICAATIAAFAAGLFYPKSKRDPGTPLPTTDVAAPH
- a CDS encoding transporter substrate-binding domain-containing protein — translated: MHPCSAPNVFRRFARARLLLAGAMLALLAACAARPEAPPPSRETRVLRVGTSGDYPPFSTLKEGQASGFDAALMESYASERGLRLEWVRFRWPELVADLRAHRFDVATSGITVRPERSLTGRYTVPVARNGALLLLRRPDWAPPPVSGASEEPLALLRALDRPEFRLAVNRGGHLERVARAHFQQARILAIPDNAAVREAVASGQADAALSNTVEGPRWAEGLTGLELVGPFTRDVVALYVDPSQSELAADLDTWLLRQEESGALGELRARYLGPGATGPTATPVDALLSATSERLSLMPLVAVAKQREGQPIEVPAQEARVLEAARAEVQKAAAALGVPPPPDEALTAFFQAQMDAAKRLQLRAPTPADAPVHSLDEELRPALARISSRISALVPRVPGGLDRDDTRRKAREELASTGLEGEEIDRLADALVGLGANPSARQPGSLTP
- a CDS encoding C40 family peptidase, coding for MAAPVSSTRKAARSARSSMPTLQLGSRGEAVRELQTLLKGKGFNAGRVDGVFGPTTKAAVEAFQRARRITVDGIAGPQVWGQLEGSASMSPTLPLPPPGSSGTTAEAFVQKALAQAGDRYVFGVEARLDDPNPRQFDCSELVQWAAHQVGVSFPDGTMNQLPHIQRAGREISVDQALRTRGALLFRPGHVAISLGDGRTIEAMGSKYGVGIFSAHGRQWTHGGLIPGLKY
- a CDS encoding PilZ domain-containing protein, whose translation is MATEKADVTRARESILGYRMGPGLRAEAALEGEQPVARLVQLSPEDLTLSLSRPTVLRPGQTANVVLGMGGKVTSLRAQVTNVHVPGPEAPPELSLRFVAPPLDQGRHIVSVLEGMRDKGEVEMPRSRPIWRERITRADRICRIFEALTARRCRGRARASTGDVELVAALYDKYDGRVAWEVTGVLPPVPFTLELFGYSSVLHFQVEHATYEDGLWSVPLPKELVRYRHRWLRRAPAWGGCAVRFHHPLWPQVRVERELAELSYDGLSFCTNPGEDVMYPGLVLPEIEVGMPGREPVRLKAEVRSITGSAVARRCGMSVVPVTSEEAVRWRSLVEEQSHPNTRVTGEWNQGTWDLFERSGYFRLSGKSPADFERMQAEYREAHERLERNPRLGYRVVRPMPGGEAVEASLSWLKPYSGSWLGHQLARHQPGNERTRGTAREALRDIYLRGFEPAQMDPEVKWFLAYCEAHVRWVRFTAFDFAEWYQHTGKACMVPFRFMEADARREWELPEGFTLGAPTEEEKEAFFERVRETRPEAYREALDLVPERFELTELKRKWNEAGLKRERDVLVARKDGRALAVGVLETAHPGLNLFHVLDGLRIVPLVDEASAEGQEAMLALLAGAAEWYRQRGLDVFVHYVETEHTGYTERAKLADLGEGRIWILSAQLLPDFIEHLYEATTPRGDL